In Hallerella succinigenes, the following are encoded in one genomic region:
- the cas1 gene encoding type II CRISPR-associated endonuclease Cas1, with protein sequence MPKQTLVFESPVQLSVQNFMLKIAYKDDPNNVTLRAIEDIAIILIDNHSASLTTPLIGKLAEQNVAVVFCNEKHMPSSMLMNLDANTLQEKYFRLQLDAPLPLKKQMWKNVVEAKIKNQALHLKSLGKKHDKLLKYATGVLSGDSSNREGLAAQCYWRELFGKEFIRDRFGEHPNDFLNYGYTLLRAATARALMASGLLPSLGIFHRNYYDAFPLADDIMEPYRPFIDQIAYKLHATKKKKLDKEVKASFLELFYTNIPFGEQMVQLGTCLTYTTASVAKFFMGETKNIAYPRVSCGS encoded by the coding sequence ATGCCCAAACAGACTCTCGTATTCGAAAGCCCCGTCCAGCTTTCGGTGCAAAATTTCATGCTCAAAATCGCCTACAAGGACGATCCCAACAACGTCACCCTCAGAGCTATCGAGGATATCGCCATCATCCTCATCGACAATCATTCGGCATCGCTCACCACGCCGCTCATCGGCAAACTGGCAGAGCAGAATGTCGCCGTCGTATTCTGCAACGAAAAGCATATGCCGTCATCCATGCTCATGAACCTGGACGCAAACACCCTGCAAGAGAAATACTTCCGCCTGCAACTGGACGCACCCCTACCGCTAAAAAAGCAGATGTGGAAAAATGTCGTGGAGGCAAAAATCAAGAACCAGGCGCTGCACCTAAAGTCCCTTGGCAAAAAACACGACAAGCTCCTGAAATACGCCACTGGAGTCCTTAGCGGGGACTCCAGCAACCGTGAAGGACTTGCCGCGCAATGCTACTGGAGGGAACTTTTCGGCAAAGAGTTCATCCGCGACAGGTTCGGCGAGCATCCCAACGACTTTTTGAATTACGGCTACACGCTCCTGCGAGCCGCAACGGCACGCGCCCTAATGGCAAGTGGGCTACTGCCCTCCCTCGGCATTTTCCACCGGAACTATTACGACGCATTCCCACTGGCAGACGACATTATGGAGCCCTACCGCCCCTTCATCGATCAGATTGCGTACAAATTACACGCGACCAAAAAGAAAAAGTTGGACAAGGAAGTCAAGGCATCTTTTCTGGAGCTGTTCTACACCAACATTCCCTTCGGGGAACAGATGGTGCAGCTCGGAACATGCCTCACTTACACCACCGCCTCCGTCGCTAAATTTTTTATGGGCGAAACAAAGAACATCGCCTATCCGAGGGTGTCATGTGGGTCGTAG
- a CDS encoding retropepsin-like aspartic protease: MYDPLTGNSCHAKAIWDTGATLSCISPTIAKTLNLSAVGTTTNHTANGSTASNKHIVDIAIGNIRFQKIAVTSPPLPDDFVLIGMDLIGLGKFTVQNMNENGEVKKVLTLELP, translated from the coding sequence GTGTACGACCCGCTGACAGGCAATAGCTGCCACGCAAAAGCCATTTGGGACACCGGGGCAACGCTTTCGTGCATTTCGCCAACTATAGCTAAAACGTTGAACTTGTCCGCCGTAGGAACAACGACAAACCATACGGCAAACGGATCGACAGCATCAAACAAGCATATTGTAGATATTGCGATTGGAAACATTCGGTTTCAAAAAATCGCAGTGACTTCTCCACCTCTTCCAGATGATTTCGTTCTAATCGGGATGGACCTGATTGGGCTTGGCAAATTCACCGTTCAAAATATGAATGAGAACGGAGAAGTAAAAAAGGTTCTTACACTCGAATTGCCTTAA
- the tet(O) gene encoding tetracycline resistance ribosomal protection protein Tet(O), which yields MKIINLGILAHVDAGKTTLTESLLYTSGAIAELGSVDEGTTRTDTMNLERQRGITIQTAVTSFQWEDVKVNIIDTPGHMDFLAEVYRSLSVLDGAVLLVSAKDGIQAQTRILFHALQIMKIPTIFFINKIDQEGIDLPMVYREMKAKLSSEIIVKQKVGQHPHINVTDNDDMEQWDAVIMGNDELLEKYMSGKPFKMSELEQEENRRFQNGTLFPVYHGSAKNNLGIRQLIEVIASKFYSSTPEGQSELCGQVFKIEYSEKRRRFVYVRIYSGTLHLRDVIRISEKEKIKITEMYVPTNGELYSSDTACSGDIVILPNDVLQLNSILGNEILLPQRKFIENPLPMLQTTIAVKKPEQREILLGALTEISDGDPLLKYYVDTTTHEIILSFLGNLQMEVICAILEEKYHVEAEIKEPTVIYMERPLRKAEYTIHIEVPPNPFWASVGLSIEPLPIGSGVQYESRVSLGYLNQSFQNAVMEGVLYGCEQGLYGWKVTDCKICFEYGLYYSPVSTPADFRLLSPIVLEQALKKAGTELLEPYLHFEIYAPQEYLSRAYHDAPRYCADIVSTQIKNDEVILKGEIPARCIQEYRNDLTYFTNGQGVCLTELKGYQPAIGKFICQPRRPNSRIDKVRHMFHKLA from the coding sequence ATGAAAATAATTAACTTAGGCATTCTGGCTCACGTTGACGCAGGAAAGACAACATTAACGGAAAGTTTATTGTATACCAGTGGTGCAATTGCAGAACTAGGGAGCGTAGATGAAGGCACAACAAGGACAGATACAATGAATTTGGAGCGTCAAAGGGGAATCACTATCCAGACAGCAGTGACATCTTTTCAGTGGGAGGATGTAAAAGTCAACATTATAGATACGCCAGGCCATATGGATTTTTTGGCGGAAGTATACCGTTCTTTATCCGTATTAGACGGAGCAGTATTATTAGTTTCTGCAAAGGATGGCATACAGGCACAGACCCGTATACTGTTTCATGCACTACAGATAATGAAGATTCCGACAATTTTTTTCATCAATAAAATTGACCAAGAGGGGATTGATTTGCCAATGGTATATCGGGAAATGAAAGCAAAGCTTTCTTCGGAAATTATAGTGAAGCAAAAGGTTGGGCAGCATCCCCATATAAATGTAACGGACAATGACGATATGGAACAGTGGGATGCGGTAATTATGGGAAACGATGAACTATTAGAGAAATATATGTCAGGGAAACCGTTTAAAATGTCAGAACTGGAACAGGAAGAAAACAGGAGATTCCAAAACGGAACGTTATTTCCCGTTTATCACGGAAGCGCTAAAAACAATCTGGGGATTCGGCAGCTTATAGAAGTAATTGCCAGTAAATTTTATTCATCAACGCCTGAAGGTCAATCTGAACTATGCGGGCAGGTTTTTAAGATTGAATATTCAGAGAAAAGGCGGCGTTTTGTTTATGTGCGTATATATAGCGGAACATTGCATTTGAGGGATGTTATTAGAATATCTGAAAAAGAGAAAATAAAAATCACAGAGATGTATGTTCCGACAAACGGTGAATTATATTCATCCGATACAGCCTGCTCTGGTGATATTGTAATTTTACCAAATGATGTTTTGCAGCTAAACAGTATTTTGGGGAACGAAATACTGTTGCCGCAGAGAAAATTTATTGAAAATCCTCTCCCTATGCTCCAAACAACGATTGCAGTAAAGAAACCTGAACAGCGGGAAATATTGCTTGGGGCACTTACAGAAATTTCAGATGGCGACCCTCTTTTAAAATATTATGTGGATACTACAACGCATGAGATTATACTTTCTTTTTTGGGGAATTTGCAGATGGAAGTCATTTGTGCCATCCTTGAGGAAAAATATCATGTGGAGGCAGAAATAAAAGAGCCTACTGTTATATATATGGAAAGACCGCTTAGAAAAGCAGAATATACCATCCACATAGAAGTCCCGCCAAATCCTTTCTGGGCTTCTGTCGGGTTGTCCATAGAGCCGCTCCCTATTGGAAGCGGAGTGCAGTATGAAAGCAGAGTTTCACTTGGATATTTAAATCAATCGTTCCAAAATGCGGTTATGGAGGGGGTTCTTTATGGCTGCGAGCAGGGGCTGTATGGATGGAAAGTGACAGACTGTAAAATCTGTTTTGAATATGGATTGTATTATAGTCCTGTAAGTACCCCCGCAGACTTTCGGCTGCTTTCCCCTATCGTATTGGAGCAGGCTTTAAAAAAAGCAGGGACAGAACTATTAGAGCCATATCTCCACTTTGAAATTTATGCACCGCAGGAATATCTCTCACGGGCGTATCATGATGCTCCAAGGTATTGTGCAGATATTGTAAGTACTCAGATAAAGAATGACGAGGTCATTCTGAAAGGAGAAATCCCTGCTAGATGTATTCAAGAATACAGGAACGATTTAACTTATTTCACAAATGGGCAGGGAGTCTGCTTGACAGAGTTAAAAGGATACCAGCCAGCTATTGGTAAATTTATTTGCCAACCCCGCCGCCCGAATAGCCGTATAGATAAGGTTCGGCATATGTTCCACAAGTTAGCTTAA
- a CDS encoding DUF3791 domain-containing protein, with translation MNTEDLAFWLSWCIEEYASNKGKQASDIAQFFEKTGTLQYLSENAEILHTQGKSFIFDCIEKFLQNNH, from the coding sequence ATGAACACTGAGGACTTGGCATTTTGGCTCTCTTGGTGCATAGAAGAATACGCATCTAACAAAGGCAAACAAGCCTCTGACATCGCCCAGTTTTTTGAAAAAACTGGTACACTTCAATACCTTTCCGAAAATGCAGAAATTCTGCACACACAAGGAAAGTCTTTTATATTTGACTGCATAGAAAAATTTTTGCAGAACAATCATTAA
- a CDS encoding ATP-binding protein, with the protein MQRFALKQLLEWKNSTRRKPLVLKGARQVGKTWLMKEFGRLHYQKTFYFSFDRDASLANLFKTTKDPIRLLEQLGAILGDKILPGEHLVILDEIQECPEALNALKYFNEEANEFHVMAAGSLLGTLLASPHGYPVGKVNLQKINPMTFGEFLEAVQPSLANYLDSASDFTQIPEIQHRKLIECYRNYLIVGGMPDCVAAWVNEKDCRQVQLIQKELLSLYENDVSKYHGKVNAGRILMVFRNVATQLSKENEKFIYGCVKPGARAREFEEAIEWLTSAGLINRVYNVSKPEHPLNIFEQINAFKLFFFDTGLLKCLSGTSNQSIILDEAFQFKGPLAENFVLQQLLSVLGENLHYYAPMQNYEVDFLLQEGSDIIPIECKGGENVASASFKRFIREKNPTRAFRFSQLPYKVQDIMTNIPLYLADRAVLLSAEDSH; encoded by the coding sequence ATGCAAAGATTTGCACTGAAACAGCTTCTTGAATGGAAAAACTCGACACGACGCAAGCCCCTTGTTCTCAAGGGGGCAAGGCAGGTGGGCAAGACATGGCTCATGAAGGAATTCGGAAGACTACATTATCAAAAAACGTTCTACTTCAGCTTTGATCGGGATGCTTCACTTGCAAATCTTTTCAAGACGACAAAAGACCCAATCCGCCTGCTGGAACAGCTGGGGGCAATCCTGGGCGACAAGATATTGCCTGGCGAACACCTGGTTATCCTTGACGAAATACAAGAATGTCCCGAAGCCCTCAACGCGCTTAAATACTTCAACGAAGAAGCGAACGAATTCCACGTGATGGCGGCAGGGAGCCTTTTGGGAACTTTGCTAGCAAGTCCTCATGGGTACCCCGTCGGCAAGGTCAACCTGCAGAAAATCAACCCCATGACTTTTGGTGAGTTTCTTGAAGCTGTTCAGCCATCCTTGGCGAATTACCTGGATTCGGCAAGTGATTTCACACAAATTCCCGAGATACAGCACCGCAAGCTTATTGAATGCTACCGTAACTACCTGATTGTAGGCGGAATGCCAGACTGCGTTGCCGCGTGGGTAAACGAAAAGGACTGCCGGCAAGTTCAGTTAATTCAAAAGGAACTTTTATCCCTTTACGAAAATGATGTTTCCAAATACCACGGCAAGGTAAATGCAGGTCGAATACTCATGGTGTTCCGAAATGTCGCTACGCAACTTTCCAAGGAAAACGAAAAGTTTATTTACGGATGTGTGAAGCCCGGAGCCAGAGCCAGGGAATTTGAAGAAGCCATCGAGTGGCTCACGTCCGCAGGCCTTATCAACCGGGTGTACAACGTGTCCAAGCCCGAGCACCCGCTCAATATTTTTGAGCAAATCAATGCGTTCAAACTGTTTTTCTTCGATACAGGACTGTTGAAATGCCTTTCTGGTACAAGCAACCAGTCAATCATCCTTGATGAGGCTTTTCAGTTCAAGGGGCCGCTGGCAGAAAACTTTGTCTTGCAACAGTTGCTGAGCGTCCTGGGCGAGAATCTGCATTATTACGCTCCCATGCAAAATTACGAAGTCGATTTTTTGCTACAGGAAGGTTCAGATATCATCCCTATAGAATGCAAGGGCGGAGAAAACGTAGCTTCGGCTAGTTTCAAGCGATTCATTAGGGAAAAAAATCCAACTCGTGCATTTCGTTTTTCGCAGCTGCCGTACAAGGTGCAAGACATCATGACCAACATTCCGCTGTACCTTGCAGACAGGGCCGTGCTGCTAAGCGCAGAGGACAGCCATTGA
- a CDS encoding PspC domain-containing protein, whose translation MKRNASKRLVAGVCSGIAGKKTLFLWVLRVVL comes from the coding sequence ATGAAACGCAATGCGTCAAAACGATTAGTTGCTGGTGTTTGTTCTGGAATTGCAGGGAAAAAAACACTTTTTTTATGGGTGCTTCGTGTTGTCTTATAA
- the cas2 gene encoding CRISPR-associated endonuclease Cas2 produces MNRFVVALEKEGFSRVQRGMYVRYCSTADNGRTHRRRIANLIEPRSTVCLLSVTDREFLEIYSHFGSTRAPKKWPKSQDSIQFF; encoded by the coding sequence ATGAATCGGTTTGTGGTCGCACTTGAAAAGGAGGGATTCAGCAGAGTCCAGCGTGGAATGTACGTCCGCTATTGCTCCACTGCGGACAACGGCAGGACGCACCGACGACGAATCGCCAATTTAATCGAACCCCGCTCCACGGTCTGCCTACTGAGCGTCACTGACAGGGAATTCCTGGAAATCTACAGCCATTTCGGCAGCACCAGGGCTCCGAAAAAATGGCCCAAAAGTCAAGATTCCATCCAATTTTTCTGA
- the pgi gene encoding glucose-6-phosphate isomerase yields MSRLTESNEWKALEAKAQEAKKWNMREMFAKDAKRAEKFSAEACGIFLDYSKNLIDDETMAKLQDLLKSAKFEEIRAKYFGGEKINTTEKRAVLHTALRYKGNEPICVDGKDVMPEVRAVLKHMEEFTKLVRTGKWKGHTGKSIKYVVNIGIGGSDLGPVMVTEALKPYADKPAEGEYSPTVYFVSNIDGTHMAETLKKVNLEETLFIVASKTFTTLETMTNAQTAKAAVLKAFNGDEKSIAKHFVALSTNTEAVAAFGIDTANMFEFWNWVGGRYSLWSAIGLSIALRIGFENYMKLHQGAYEMDQHFKTAPADKNLPVILALIGVWYNNFFGASSYAMLPYDQYLHRLTAYFQQADMESNGKTVDRDSKRVDYQTGPILWGEPGTNGQHAFYQLIHQGTKMIPCDFIAPANSHNKVGDHHQKLLSNFFAQPEALMNGKTLAEATEELRKDGKSEEEIAFLAPHKVFEGNKPTNSIMMDYVSPERLGALIAMYEHKIFTQGVIWNINSYDQWGVELGKQLAKKILPELAKADAELKHDSSTNALIKWFKKHQK; encoded by the coding sequence ATGAGCCGTTTGACTGAATCGAATGAATGGAAGGCCCTCGAAGCGAAAGCTCAAGAAGCCAAGAAGTGGAACATGCGCGAAATGTTCGCGAAAGACGCAAAGCGTGCTGAAAAGTTCAGCGCAGAAGCTTGCGGCATTTTCCTCGACTACTCCAAGAACTTGATTGATGACGAAACGATGGCGAAGCTCCAGGACCTCCTGAAGAGCGCTAAGTTCGAAGAAATCCGCGCTAAGTATTTTGGTGGCGAAAAGATCAATACCACGGAAAAGCGCGCAGTGCTCCACACCGCTCTCCGTTACAAGGGCAATGAGCCGATTTGCGTTGACGGTAAAGATGTGATGCCGGAAGTTCGCGCTGTGCTCAAGCACATGGAAGAATTCACGAAGCTCGTCCGTACTGGTAAGTGGAAGGGCCATACGGGCAAGTCCATCAAGTACGTGGTGAACATCGGTATCGGCGGTTCTGACCTCGGTCCGGTGATGGTGACCGAAGCTTTGAAGCCGTATGCCGACAAGCCGGCTGAAGGCGAATATTCCCCGACCGTTTATTTTGTTTCGAATATCGACGGCACGCACATGGCGGAAACCTTGAAGAAGGTCAACCTCGAAGAAACCCTCTTCATCGTGGCTTCCAAGACGTTCACGACTCTCGAAACCATGACGAACGCCCAGACGGCAAAGGCCGCTGTTCTCAAAGCGTTTAACGGTGATGAAAAGTCCATTGCAAAACATTTTGTGGCTCTTTCCACCAATACCGAAGCGGTTGCCGCATTTGGCATTGACACCGCCAACATGTTTGAATTCTGGAATTGGGTTGGCGGTCGTTACTCCCTGTGGTCTGCAATCGGTCTTTCGATCGCTCTCCGCATCGGCTTCGAGAACTACATGAAGCTCCACCAGGGCGCTTATGAAATGGATCAGCATTTCAAGACCGCTCCGGCAGACAAGAACCTTCCGGTGATCCTCGCTCTCATCGGCGTCTGGTACAACAACTTCTTTGGCGCTTCGAGCTATGCCATGCTCCCGTACGACCAGTATCTGCACCGCTTGACCGCTTACTTCCAGCAGGCAGACATGGAATCCAACGGCAAGACCGTGGATCGCGATTCCAAGCGCGTTGACTATCAGACAGGCCCGATTCTCTGGGGCGAACCGGGTACGAACGGCCAGCACGCCTTCTACCAGCTCATTCACCAGGGCACCAAGATGATTCCGTGTGACTTCATCGCTCCGGCAAACAGCCACAACAAGGTCGGCGATCATCACCAGAAGCTCCTCTCGAACTTCTTTGCTCAGCCGGAAGCCTTGATGAACGGTAAGACCCTCGCCGAAGCAACGGAAGAACTCCGCAAGGACGGCAAGAGCGAAGAAGAAATCGCATTCCTCGCTCCGCATAAGGTGTTCGAAGGCAACAAGCCCACGAACTCCATCATGATGGACTACGTTTCTCCGGAACGTCTCGGCGCTCTCATTGCCATGTACGAACACAAGATCTTCACTCAGGGCGTGATCTGGAACATCAACAGCTACGACCAGTGGGGTGTTGAACTCGGCAAGCAGCTCGCGAAGAAGATCCTTCCGGAACTTGCCAAGGCCGACGCAGAACTGAAGCACGATAGCTCCACGAACGCTCTCATCAAGTGGTTCAAGAAGCACCAGAAGTAA
- a CDS encoding DUF3990 domain-containing protein, translating into MELYHGSNIVVSVPEIRTPSHRLDFGTGFYTTTSFDQAKRWSISKAKLEKKGSATVSVFTVPDDFLQNKNLDILDFKKADEQWLDFVIANRTDKDFIYEHDIVKGAVANDRVFASLNAFESGFMDKPTLLKELSTWVYVDQILFHTEKALQILKFSRAEQV; encoded by the coding sequence ATGGAACTTTATCACGGTAGTAACATAGTGGTTTCCGTTCCCGAAATCAGAACTCCGTCTCACCGACTTGATTTCGGCACAGGATTTTACACAACCACGAGTTTTGACCAAGCCAAGCGCTGGTCGATTAGTAAAGCGAAGTTAGAAAAGAAAGGCTCTGCAACGGTTTCTGTTTTCACTGTTCCTGACGATTTTCTTCAAAACAAAAATCTAGATATTCTTGATTTCAAAAAAGCTGATGAGCAATGGCTTGACTTTGTTATCGCGAACAGGACGGACAAAGACTTCATTTATGAGCACGACATCGTGAAAGGAGCCGTTGCCAACGATAGGGTTTTTGCCAGTCTTAACGCTTTTGAATCCGGCTTCATGGACAAGCCCACCTTACTAAAAGAACTTAGCACCTGGGTCTATGTGGACCAAATCCTGTTTCATACAGAAAAGGCCCTTCAAATCCTTAAATTCTCGAGGGCAGAACAGGTATGA